The Musa acuminata AAA Group cultivar baxijiao chromosome BXJ1-3, Cavendish_Baxijiao_AAA, whole genome shotgun sequence genome window below encodes:
- the LOC135623561 gene encoding two-component response regulator ORR26-like isoform X1: MERPLLSARAEAFPAGLRVLVVDDDPTWLKILEKMLRKCSYEVTTCSLATDALSMLRERKDKFDIVISDVNMPDMDGFKLLEHVGLEMDLPVIMMSIDGETSRVMKGVQHGACDYLLKPVRMKELKNIWQHVYRKKMHELKEIQTHYNNEDINILRYGSEDLDDRNLTDGITNISSARKRKDVDYKEFGDQEFGDSSRLKKARVVWSVDLHQKFVNAVNQIGLDKVGPKKILDLMNVPGLTRENVASHLQKYRLYLSRLQKQSEDSTSGGNMPSDLVNNDNVANFELTSSTNMQQCSEHTKFVGTSENLVQRIIDDAHVGDIKKIVPVQVIESEKGLISDIPSSQNVNSVPQLSALFSFKGMTPGVEEKAREPTTPKHQTLHDGAPRMQFMHYPGQGNCTMLDDYSYLSSSDQDHQVSFSLSSSSPVISTTVTNEKDMKDLSEMKPVPTDQRNAHFAVIPPVACMTGSVSLQIKHGMVHSQDAGAICKLDGSPNTKGFSTEQIDNQECLPLTCELSPKSEAELESLPGDLHLCSIQKFGCFEDVGFGGAENFQDIISTPDTQVQNDWYISSELSSDYLYETADYPLIDECLFA, from the exons ATGGAACGTCCACTGTTGTCCGCTCGAGCTGAAGCTTTCCCGGCTGGCCTTCGGGTGCTGGTTGTTGATGACGATCCCACCTGGTTAAAAATTCTTGAGAAGATGCTCAGGAAGTGCTCCTATGAAG TTACTACATGCAGTTTAGCAACTGATGCTCTGAGCATGCTTCGTGAACGAAAAGATAAATTTGACATTGTAATCAGTGATGTCAATATGCCTGACATGGATGGCTTCAAGCTTCTTGAGCATGTTGGACTTGAAATGGATTTGCCTGTAATAA TGATGTCTATTGATGGGGAGACAAGTAGGGTGATGAAAGGTGTTCAACATGGCGCTTGTGACTATCTTCTTAagcctgtcagaatgaaggagctAAAGAATATATGGCAACATGTTTACAGGAAGAAAATGCATGAGTTGAAAGAAATACAAACTCATTACAACAATGAGGATATCAACATTCTAAGATACGGATCTGAAGATCTTGATGACAGAAATTTGACAGATGGAATAACCAACATCAGCTCTGCGAGGAAAAGGAAGGATGTAGACTATAAAGAATTTGGTGATCAAGAGTTCGGTGATTCTTCTAGGCTTAAGAAAGCAAGAGTTGTTTGGTCTGTGGATCTTCATCAGAAATTTGTGAATGCTGTAAATCAGATTGGACTTGACA AGGTTGGGCCAAAGAAGATACTTGACTTGATGAATGTCCCTGGGCTAACAAGAGAAAATGTTGCCAGCCATCTTCAG AAGTATCGACTTTATTTGAGTAGACTACAAAAGCAGAGCGAAGATAGCACTTCAGGTGGAAATATGCCTTCTGATCTCGTAAACAATGACAATGTGGCAAATTTTGAGCTCACAAGCTCAACAAACATGCAACAATGTAGCGAACACACTAAATTTGTAGGGACAAGTGAGAATTTGGTTCAAAGGATTATTGATGATGCTCATGTCGGTGATATAAAGAAAATAGTGCCTGTGCAAGTGATTGAAAGTGAGAAAGGTCTGATCAGTGATATTCCCAGCTCGCAGAATGTCAACAGTGTCCCTCAGTTAAGTGCATTGTTTTCTTTCAAAGGCATGACACCAGGTGTTGAGGAAAAGGCACGCGAACCTACAACACCAAAGCACCAGACTTTGCATGATGGAGCTCCAAGGATGCAATTCATGCACTACCCAGGCCAAGGAAACTGCACCATGTTGGATGACTACTCGTATTTGTCGAGTTCTGATCAAGATCATCAGGTTTCTTTTAGTCTTTCTTCATCCTCCCCAGTCATCTCAACCACTGTCACTAACGAGAAGGATATGAAAGATCTGAGTGAAATGAAACCAGTCCCAACAGATCAAAGAAATGCCCACTTTGCTGTCATACCTCCAGTAGCATGCATGACTGGTTCAGTATCTCTTCAGATCAAGCATGGAATGGTACACTCTCAAGATGCTGGAGCAATTTGCAAATTAGATGGATCACCAAACACAAAAGGCTTTTCCACTGAACAGATAGACAACCAAGAATGTTTACCTCTAACATGCGAGCTCAGTCCTAAAAGTGAGGCAGAATTAGAGTCATTGCCTGGTGATTTGCATCTATGTTCTATCCAAAAGTTTGGCTGCTTTGAGGATGTGGGTTTTGGTGGCGCAGAGAATTTTCAAGACATCATTTCAACACCAGATACTCAAGTTCAAAATGATTGGTACATCAGTTCCGAACTCAGCAGTGACTACTTGTATGAGACAGCGGATTATCCATTAATTGATGAATGCTTATTTGCGTAG
- the LOC135623561 gene encoding two-component response regulator ORR26-like isoform X2 — protein MERPLLSARAEAFPAGLRVLVVDDDPTWLKILEKMLRKCSYEVMSIDGETSRVMKGVQHGACDYLLKPVRMKELKNIWQHVYRKKMHELKEIQTHYNNEDINILRYGSEDLDDRNLTDGITNISSARKRKDVDYKEFGDQEFGDSSRLKKARVVWSVDLHQKFVNAVNQIGLDKVGPKKILDLMNVPGLTRENVASHLQKYRLYLSRLQKQSEDSTSGGNMPSDLVNNDNVANFELTSSTNMQQCSEHTKFVGTSENLVQRIIDDAHVGDIKKIVPVQVIESEKGLISDIPSSQNVNSVPQLSALFSFKGMTPGVEEKAREPTTPKHQTLHDGAPRMQFMHYPGQGNCTMLDDYSYLSSSDQDHQVSFSLSSSSPVISTTVTNEKDMKDLSEMKPVPTDQRNAHFAVIPPVACMTGSVSLQIKHGMVHSQDAGAICKLDGSPNTKGFSTEQIDNQECLPLTCELSPKSEAELESLPGDLHLCSIQKFGCFEDVGFGGAENFQDIISTPDTQVQNDWYISSELSSDYLYETADYPLIDECLFA, from the exons ATGGAACGTCCACTGTTGTCCGCTCGAGCTGAAGCTTTCCCGGCTGGCCTTCGGGTGCTGGTTGTTGATGACGATCCCACCTGGTTAAAAATTCTTGAGAAGATGCTCAGGAAGTGCTCCTATGAAG TGATGTCTATTGATGGGGAGACAAGTAGGGTGATGAAAGGTGTTCAACATGGCGCTTGTGACTATCTTCTTAagcctgtcagaatgaaggagctAAAGAATATATGGCAACATGTTTACAGGAAGAAAATGCATGAGTTGAAAGAAATACAAACTCATTACAACAATGAGGATATCAACATTCTAAGATACGGATCTGAAGATCTTGATGACAGAAATTTGACAGATGGAATAACCAACATCAGCTCTGCGAGGAAAAGGAAGGATGTAGACTATAAAGAATTTGGTGATCAAGAGTTCGGTGATTCTTCTAGGCTTAAGAAAGCAAGAGTTGTTTGGTCTGTGGATCTTCATCAGAAATTTGTGAATGCTGTAAATCAGATTGGACTTGACA AGGTTGGGCCAAAGAAGATACTTGACTTGATGAATGTCCCTGGGCTAACAAGAGAAAATGTTGCCAGCCATCTTCAG AAGTATCGACTTTATTTGAGTAGACTACAAAAGCAGAGCGAAGATAGCACTTCAGGTGGAAATATGCCTTCTGATCTCGTAAACAATGACAATGTGGCAAATTTTGAGCTCACAAGCTCAACAAACATGCAACAATGTAGCGAACACACTAAATTTGTAGGGACAAGTGAGAATTTGGTTCAAAGGATTATTGATGATGCTCATGTCGGTGATATAAAGAAAATAGTGCCTGTGCAAGTGATTGAAAGTGAGAAAGGTCTGATCAGTGATATTCCCAGCTCGCAGAATGTCAACAGTGTCCCTCAGTTAAGTGCATTGTTTTCTTTCAAAGGCATGACACCAGGTGTTGAGGAAAAGGCACGCGAACCTACAACACCAAAGCACCAGACTTTGCATGATGGAGCTCCAAGGATGCAATTCATGCACTACCCAGGCCAAGGAAACTGCACCATGTTGGATGACTACTCGTATTTGTCGAGTTCTGATCAAGATCATCAGGTTTCTTTTAGTCTTTCTTCATCCTCCCCAGTCATCTCAACCACTGTCACTAACGAGAAGGATATGAAAGATCTGAGTGAAATGAAACCAGTCCCAACAGATCAAAGAAATGCCCACTTTGCTGTCATACCTCCAGTAGCATGCATGACTGGTTCAGTATCTCTTCAGATCAAGCATGGAATGGTACACTCTCAAGATGCTGGAGCAATTTGCAAATTAGATGGATCACCAAACACAAAAGGCTTTTCCACTGAACAGATAGACAACCAAGAATGTTTACCTCTAACATGCGAGCTCAGTCCTAAAAGTGAGGCAGAATTAGAGTCATTGCCTGGTGATTTGCATCTATGTTCTATCCAAAAGTTTGGCTGCTTTGAGGATGTGGGTTTTGGTGGCGCAGAGAATTTTCAAGACATCATTTCAACACCAGATACTCAAGTTCAAAATGATTGGTACATCAGTTCCGAACTCAGCAGTGACTACTTGTATGAGACAGCGGATTATCCATTAATTGATGAATGCTTATTTGCGTAG